Proteins from a single region of Candidatus Aenigmatarchaeota archaeon:
- a CDS encoding OB-fold nucleic acid binding domain-containing protein produces the protein MPSPNHYQVRKISEINPETDFKVSIIGIVVDKKDDTIIIDDGHGKIQVFVNYPEITEKLKPNQIVRVFGVIVPLDEGFEVKADIVQDLSGFDINLYKKIEELYNRVGV, from the coding sequence ATGCCAAGTCCAAACCACTACCAAGTCAGAAAGATATCTGAGATCAACCCGGAAACCGACTTTAAGGTGTCAATTATTGGAATTGTTGTTGACAAGAAAGATGACACAATAATAATAGATGACGGTCACGGAAAAATACAAGTTTTTGTAAACTATCCGGAAATAACAGAGAAGTTAAAACCAAACCAAATAGTCAGGGTTTTTGGTGTAATTGTGCCTCTTGATGAGGGTTTTGAGGTAAAGGCCGACATAGTCCAGGATCTATCCGGGTTTGACATCAATCTTTATAAAAAGATAGAAGAATTATATAATAGAGTGGGGGTGTAA
- the pcn gene encoding proliferating cell nuclear antigen (pcna) produces MFKAVLSKTDFFKDSISTIGELIDEGVFKVTKNGMELMAADRAMVALVDFKIPATAFDEFKVAGEQSIPVNISNMVSILKRLKSEDKLVLELKGNKLEIVMENSSSRKFTLPLMEISQEELPSVDQLDFKAKVKIKSDVFKSGIEDADIVGDSILLEANSERFNMKAVGDITSTELTLQRGNKNLLDLSAAGNITSRYPLEYLKKMIKASKLSDEALIRWSKDYPMRLDFSMIDKVSLGFVLAPRVSED; encoded by the coding sequence ATGTTCAAAGCAGTATTATCAAAAACAGACTTTTTCAAGGATTCAATCTCGACAATAGGAGAATTGATAGATGAGGGTGTTTTCAAGGTTACCAAAAATGGAATGGAATTGATGGCCGCGGATAGGGCGATGGTTGCACTTGTCGACTTCAAGATACCTGCTACGGCCTTTGATGAGTTCAAGGTTGCTGGAGAACAGTCAATCCCCGTCAACATCTCTAACATGGTTTCAATACTCAAGAGGTTGAAAAGCGAGGACAAACTTGTGCTGGAACTAAAGGGCAACAAACTGGAAATAGTTATGGAGAATTCTTCCAGCAGGAAATTCACCCTGCCTTTAATGGAAATAAGTCAAGAAGAATTGCCTTCTGTCGATCAATTGGACTTCAAAGCAAAGGTTAAGATAAAATCAGATGTATTTAAGAGCGGAATAGAGGATGCAGATATAGTGGGTGATTCAATACTACTTGAGGCTAACAGCGAGAGGTTTAACATGAAGGCTGTTGGTGATATAACATCCACTGAACTAACCCTACAAAGAGGAAACAAGAACCTCTTGGACCTTTCGGCAGCTGGAAATATAACTTCAAGATACCCACTGGAATACCTCAAGAAGATGATAAAGGCATCAAAGCTATCAGATGAGGCCTTGATAAGGTGGTCGAAGGACTACCCCATGAGGCTGGATTTTTCTATGATTGACAAGGTGTCCCTTGGGTTTGTACTGGCACCGAGAGTTTCAGAAGATTGA
- the ftsZ gene encoding cell division protein FtsZ: MAVPRKNGFKTNKYDEELKKFLAKKKANIKVIGSGGAGNNTITRMMQVGIEGVETIAMNTDAQDLLYSDADKKLLIGKEVTGGLGAGGDPKVGNEAAKESREEIKEMIQGADMVFITCGLGGGTGTGSAPVIAETAKKMGILTVGIVTLPFTMEGKVRMKNAREGLAELRKFVDTIIIIPNDRLLEIVPDVSLATAFKVADEILVNSVKGIAELITKPGLINLDLADVRSVMTNGGLAMIGMGESDTENRGIEAVEKALSNPLLALDIEGAEGALINVTGGPDITIREAQQVVEAVSSRLNEDAKIIWGAQINKDLAETVRVLVVVTGVKEADDIIQQKFLKPRKSFVEEELGIEFIE; this comes from the coding sequence ATGGCGGTTCCAAGAAAAAATGGATTTAAAACAAATAAATATGATGAAGAATTGAAAAAATTCCTGGCAAAGAAGAAAGCCAATATAAAGGTTATTGGTTCCGGTGGTGCTGGAAATAATACAATAACTAGGATGATGCAGGTTGGAATAGAAGGTGTGGAAACAATAGCCATGAACACGGATGCACAGGATCTATTGTATTCTGATGCTGATAAGAAACTTTTGATTGGTAAGGAAGTCACTGGTGGTTTGGGGGCAGGCGGTGACCCAAAGGTTGGAAATGAAGCCGCAAAGGAGAGTAGAGAGGAAATAAAGGAAATGATTCAGGGAGCTGACATGGTTTTCATCACCTGTGGTCTCGGTGGTGGTACTGGTACTGGTTCAGCACCTGTTATAGCAGAGACGGCCAAAAAGATGGGAATACTTACAGTTGGTATAGTGACATTGCCATTTACAATGGAAGGAAAAGTGAGGATGAAGAATGCCAGGGAAGGGTTGGCAGAGCTTAGGAAATTTGTAGATACTATTATAATTATACCAAATGACAGATTGCTTGAGATAGTTCCTGATGTTTCTTTGGCAACCGCCTTCAAGGTTGCTGACGAAATCCTTGTAAATTCAGTCAAAGGAATAGCAGAACTTATAACAAAACCAGGATTGATAAACCTGGATTTGGCAGATGTCAGATCAGTAATGACAAATGGTGGCCTGGCAATGATAGGAATGGGCGAATCAGACACTGAAAACAGGGGAATTGAGGCAGTTGAGAAGGCCTTGAGCAATCCTCTATTGGCCTTAGATATTGAAGGAGCAGAAGGCGCACTAATAAATGTGACAGGAGGACCAGACATAACAATAAGGGAAGCCCAGCAAGTGGTAGAGGCAGTTTCAAGCAGGTTGAATGAGGATGCAAAGATAATCTGGGGAGCTCAAATAAACAAGGACTTGGCAGAGACAGTAAGGGTTCTGGTAGTTGTCACCGGTGTCAAAGAGGCTGATGACATAATCCAGCAAAAATTCCTGAAACCTAGAAAGTCGTTTGTCGAGGAAGAGCTTGGAATAGAGTTCATCGAGTAA
- a CDS encoding protein translocase SEC61 complex subunit gamma: MKIKLNLNIKERLQQYKRILILARKPTKGEIKRVSKICLISFLIMGSISFIFYLISVVFGA, translated from the coding sequence ATGAAGATAAAGTTGAATTTGAATATAAAAGAAAGGCTTCAGCAATACAAGAGGATATTGATTTTAGCAAGAAAACCAACTAAAGGTGAGATTAAAAGGGTTTCCAAGATATGTTTGATAAGTTTCCTTATAATGGGTTCAATCTCATTCATTTTCTATCTAATATCAGTTGTCTTTGGTGCTTGA
- a CDS encoding transcription elongation factor Spt5 — MIYTVKTIIGRENVVLEAIGAKAKNQNLDIKALVHPEEIRGYIFVEGEMKDIEAAIKDIPHARGIIRNPVSIDEIKRFLQPKKVVVEVGEGDIVEVIGGPFKGEKGKVKKFDKSKGEVTIELIEVTIPIPVTVNAGLVKVIKKGE, encoded by the coding sequence ATGATATACACAGTCAAAACTATAATTGGAAGGGAAAATGTAGTCCTAGAAGCAATAGGAGCAAAGGCAAAGAACCAGAATTTGGATATAAAGGCCTTGGTCCATCCAGAAGAAATAAGGGGTTATATTTTTGTTGAAGGGGAGATGAAGGATATAGAAGCGGCAATAAAAGATATACCACACGCTAGAGGAATAATAAGGAATCCAGTCTCGATAGATGAAATAAAGAGGTTCTTGCAGCCCAAGAAGGTTGTAGTCGAGGTAGGTGAGGGTGATATAGTTGAAGTGATAGGCGGTCCGTTCAAAGGTGAGAAGGGAAAGGTTAAGAAGTTTGACAAGTCAAAGGGTGAAGTTACAATTGAACTGATAGAAGTCACAATTCCAATACCAGTGACTGTAAATGCTGGCCTTGTCAAAGTTATAAAAAAAGGAGAATGA